A single Capsicum annuum cultivar UCD-10X-F1 unplaced genomic scaffold, UCD10Xv1.1 ctg83390, whole genome shotgun sequence DNA region contains:
- the LOC107858686 gene encoding uncharacterized protein LOC107858686, protein MSGRGEDSDSDAPEELTSVQGIQKHEEIRKVERDNKARVVREGKERRRKWAQNLTPRPTQNDESIEDTKESDNAQDSMDNRGMLPDEIVKILAAREKKVFSSDSEEEHEKKPASKKKKSKSSGSGPVILKDLPPPPCLENSLDFLKKRKMQVSRSSAVLNNSSQALRLLSTSGLLRK, encoded by the exons ATGTCGGGAAGAGGAGAAGATAGTGATTCCGATGCCCCCGAAGAACTTACTTCAGTACAG GGAATTCAAAAGCATGAGGAGATTAGAAAAGTTGAAAGAGACAATAAGGCTAG AGTTGTTCGAGAAGGGAAGGAACGTCGTAGAAAATGGGCTCAAAATTTAACTCCACGACCTACACAAAATGATGAAAGCATTGAAGACACAAAAGAATCTGATAATGCCCAGGATTCAATGGACAATAGAGGAATGCTACCTGATGAGATTGTGAAAATCCTTGCAGCTCGTGAGAA GAAGGTTTTCTCGTCAGATTCGGAGGAAGAACATGAGAAGAAGCCTGcctctaaaaagaaaaaatccaaGAGCTCTGG GTCTGGACCAGTTATTTTGAAGGATCTACCACCTCCTCCATGCTTAGAGAACTCACTGGACTTCTTAAAGAAACGCAAGATGCAGGTGTCAAGATCATCAGCTGTTCTGAACAATTCCAGTCAAGCATTGCGACTTCTGTCTACATCTGGCCTGCTACGTAAATGA
- the LOC107858685 gene encoding protein root UVB sensitive 4, translating to MQSNLCCARSCFSWNPEKTKIVLHNFELQQGLLNNPSPKPKIDKLKTSINFLKTSLSFGEDKLNKQQEEETTVPFYLPVSVRNSNSHFRYIWDGKDLKLVSVDGNALSISDLDSNFEDTLQKLVRICISAIRNFFLPREVSRNYLEYVKWKFVHRVSSSALQVLATQAMLRAIGIGHSRSLPLAAALNWVLKDGLGRLCRCIYTASLASSFDTNLKRVRFCTSVLFSLSIGVELLTPVFPQYFLMLASIANIAKQISLACYLATSTAVHRSFAIADNLGEVSAKGQIQTVCFDNLGLTLAATLNILSVNSPRLQAGLPFVMYPIFAVLDLFGIYQGLQHVHLQTLTKDRLDIIISTWIQQGFVPSPEEVSKKEGIGLFWSRGREPWSIRIGCLNPRCCTAKLSVMTMQSLNSEDFYFLSPESLTGELKRNQEYGVLLSLREGAGTIDVIRGILHASYVRKGIEACGSSNAVLKQWFNLVEDGRRLTEQNLSLFYEHMLSLGWACKNILLSTQEQARYSFIAD from the exons ATGCAATCCAATTTGTGCTGCGCCCGTTCTTGTTTCTCATGGAATCCAGAAAAAACCAAAATCGTCCTACACAACTTTGAACTACAACAAGGCCTACTAAATAATCCATCTCCCAAGCCCAAAATAGACAAGCTCAAAACCTCAATTAATTTTCTGAAGACCTCATTAAGCTTTGGAGAAGATAAGTTGAACaagcaacaagaagaagaaactaCTGTGCCTTTTTATCTTCCAGTTTCGGTTCGCAATTCAAATAGTCATTTTAGGTATATTTGGGATGGCAAAGACTTAAAGTTAGTCTCTGTTGATGGCAATGCCTTATCTATATCCGATTTAGACTCTAATTTTGAAGATACTCTTCAAAAGTTGGTCAGAATTTGTATTTCGGCAATAAGAAATTTCTTTCTTCCGAGAGAAGTTAGTCGTAATTATCTTGAATACGTCAAGTGGAAGTTTGTTCATCGCGTTTCCAGTTCTGCTCTCCAAGTTCTCGCCACCCAG GCTATGTTGCGGGCAATAGGAATTGGGCACTCCCGTTCACTTCCATTAGCCGCCGCACTAAATTGGGTCCTGAAGGATGGACTTGGACGGTTGTGCAGGTGCATCTACACTGCTAGCCTAGCATCTTCTTTTGATACCAATCTTAAG AGAGTAAGATTCTGTACATCTGTTCTCTTCAGTTTGAGCATTGGAGTTGAATTGCTGACTCCTGTATTCCCACAATACTTTTTGATGCTTGCGTCAATTGCCAACATTGCCAAGCAAATAAGCCTTGCGTGTTATCTAGCAACTAGT ACTGCTGTTCATAGAAGCTTTGCAATTGCTGATAACCTTGGCGAGGTTTCTGCGAAAGGACAG ATTCAAACAGTTTGCTTTGATAATCTTGGTCTTACACTTGCCGCAACCCTGAACATACTGTCTGTTAATAGCCCAAG ATTGCAAGCAGGTCTACCATTTGTGATGTACCCAATCTTCGCAGTGCTTGACCTTTTTGGTATTTATCAAGGACTACAGCATGTGCATCTGCAGACATTAACTAAG GATAGGCTTGACATCATTATAAGCACATGGATTCAACAAGGATTTGTCCCATCACCTGAAGAGGTGAGTAAAAAGGAGGGTATTGGCTTATTTTGGAGCCGAG GCAGGGAGCCGTGGTCTATCAGAATTGGTTGCTTAAATCCTAGATGTTGCACAGCAAAGCTATCTGTGATGACGATGCAATCTTTGAATAGTGAAGACTTCTATTTCTTGAGTCCGGAGAGTTTGACTGGTGAATTGAAAAGGAACCAGGAG TATGGTGTCCTACTTTCTCTGCGGGAAGGGGCAGGCACTATAGATGTGATCAGGGGCATATTGCAT GCAAGCTATGTCCGCAAGGGTATAGAAGCTTGTGGTAGTTCGAATGCAGTTCTCAAGCAATGGTTTAACCTGGTTGAAGATGGCAGGAGATTAACGGAACAAAACTTGAGCCTCTTTTATGAGCATATGTTGTCTTTGGGGTGGGCATGCAAGAATATTCTGTTGAGCACACAGGAGCAAGCTCGCTATAGTTTTATAGCTGACTGA